Proteins from a genomic interval of Pseudomonas silesiensis:
- the dctA gene encoding C4-dicarboxylate transporter DctA, with amino-acid sequence MEISKSRWYSQLYVQVLIGIVIGAAIGHFEPQFGAKLQPFADGFIKLIKMLLAPIIFGTVVVGIAKMGSIKEVGRIGVKALLYFEILSTIALVIGLIVVNIAKPGAGMNINATTLDASAITKYSQAATEQGGTIDFFLNIIPSTFIGAFSNGVMLQVILISVLMGVALVQMGETSKPLINTIDLFLQGLFKIVAMVMRLAPIGAGAGMAFTIGKYGIGTLLSLGQLLVALYITTLIFIVVVLGTVARWSGMPLMQFLRYFKDEILITLGTCSTEAVLPRMMVKLEKLGCKKSVVGMVLPTGYAFNADGTCIYLTMAAIFIAQATNTPLTFMDQMILLGVFLLTSKGSAGVAGAGFITLAATLTTIHSIPLVGLVLLLGIDRFLNEARAVTNLIGNGIGTIAIAKWDNSFDVETCEREIAAMKHEKASRKALLAQK; translated from the coding sequence GTGGAAATCTCCAAGTCCCGCTGGTACAGCCAGCTGTATGTGCAGGTGCTGATCGGTATCGTCATCGGTGCAGCAATTGGTCACTTTGAACCGCAATTCGGAGCCAAGCTCCAACCTTTTGCGGATGGCTTTATCAAACTCATCAAAATGCTGTTGGCGCCTATTATTTTCGGTACCGTCGTCGTTGGTATCGCTAAGATGGGCAGCATCAAGGAAGTCGGGCGGATCGGTGTCAAAGCGCTGCTCTACTTTGAAATCCTTTCAACCATCGCGCTGGTCATTGGCCTTATTGTGGTCAATATCGCAAAGCCAGGCGCTGGTATGAATATCAACGCTACCACGCTTGATGCCAGCGCTATCACCAAGTACAGCCAAGCCGCCACTGAGCAGGGCGGAACAATCGATTTCTTTCTCAACATAATCCCGAGTACCTTCATTGGCGCATTCTCGAATGGCGTCATGCTTCAGGTCATCTTGATTTCGGTTTTGATGGGCGTTGCCCTCGTTCAAATGGGCGAAACCAGCAAGCCGCTGATCAATACCATCGACCTGTTTCTGCAAGGGCTGTTCAAGATCGTGGCAATGGTTATGCGTCTGGCTCCGATTGGTGCCGGTGCCGGGATGGCGTTCACGATCGGCAAGTACGGAATTGGTACCTTGCTGTCACTCGGCCAGTTGCTGGTCGCGCTCTACATCACGACCTTGATTTTCATCGTGGTAGTGCTGGGTACGGTTGCTAGATGGTCGGGCATGCCGCTTATGCAATTTCTTCGTTATTTCAAAGATGAAATTCTCATCACGCTTGGCACCTGCTCAACCGAAGCCGTGCTTCCGCGAATGATGGTGAAACTTGAAAAGCTGGGCTGCAAGAAGTCAGTGGTGGGCATGGTGCTACCCACTGGATATGCCTTCAACGCGGATGGCACCTGCATTTACCTCACCATGGCGGCGATTTTTATCGCACAGGCAACCAATACGCCACTGACGTTTATGGATCAGATGATTCTGTTGGGCGTCTTCCTGCTGACCTCAAAAGGCTCCGCTGGCGTGGCGGGTGCCGGGTTCATAACCCTTGCGGCAACGCTTACAACCATCCACTCCATTCCGTTGGTAGGCCTTGTCCTGCTGTTGGGCATCGACCGTTTCCTCAATGAAGCACGCGCCGTGACCAACCTGATTGGTAATGGTATCGGCACCATCGCAATTGCCAAGTGGGACAATTCCTTCGACGTTGAAACCTGCGAGCGTGAGATTGCCGCAATGAAACACGAAAAGGCGTCGCGCAAAGCGTTACTGGCGCAAAAGTAA
- a CDS encoding mandelate racemase/muconate lactonizing enzyme family protein: MRIVDIREKTVSIASPIANAYIDFSKMTCSVVAVITDVIRDGKPVIGYGFNSNGRYGQGALMRDRFLARVLEADPESLIDKERNNLDPFAIWKTLMTNEKPGGHGERSVAVGTIDMAVWDAVAKIEGKPLYRLLADRYRDGVADDKVWVYAAGGYYYPGKDQTKLKAEMQSYLDRGYDVVKMKIGAVPLDEDIRRIEAVLEVVGDGRRLAVDANGRFDLKTGIAYAEAIKKYNLFWYEEVGDPLDYALQAELANHYELPMATGENLFSHQDARNLLRHGGMRPDRDFVQFDCALSYGLVEYMRTLDVMKEMGWSSRRVVPHGGHQMSLNIAAGLHLGGNESYPDVFQPFGGFADGIQVEHGYVGLPDIPGVGFEAKSALYAVMRELGEG, translated from the coding sequence ATGCGTATCGTCGACATCCGAGAAAAAACTGTTTCCATAGCCTCCCCGATCGCCAATGCCTACATCGACTTTTCGAAAATGACCTGCTCGGTCGTCGCCGTCATCACGGATGTCATTCGCGATGGTAAACCTGTCATCGGTTATGGTTTCAACTCTAACGGTCGTTACGGTCAAGGCGCGCTGATGCGTGATCGCTTCCTGGCTCGAGTCCTGGAAGCTGACCCTGAATCCCTGATCGATAAAGAGCGCAACAACCTGGACCCGTTCGCCATCTGGAAGACCCTGATGACTAACGAAAAGCCCGGCGGCCATGGCGAGCGCTCGGTTGCTGTCGGCACTATCGATATGGCCGTATGGGATGCCGTGGCCAAGATCGAAGGCAAGCCTCTGTATCGCCTGCTGGCCGACCGTTACCGTGACGGCGTGGCCGACGACAAGGTCTGGGTCTACGCGGCAGGTGGTTACTACTATCCAGGTAAAGACCAGACCAAACTCAAAGCTGAAATGCAGAGCTATCTGGACCGCGGCTACGACGTGGTCAAAATGAAGATCGGTGCAGTACCGTTGGACGAAGACATTCGTCGTATCGAGGCGGTATTGGAGGTTGTAGGCGACGGTCGTCGCCTGGCAGTGGACGCCAACGGTCGCTTCGACCTGAAAACGGGTATTGCCTACGCCGAAGCCATCAAGAAGTACAACCTCTTCTGGTACGAAGAAGTTGGCGATCCGCTGGACTACGCACTGCAGGCGGAGTTGGCAAATCACTATGAACTGCCCATGGCCACGGGTGAAAACCTGTTCTCCCACCAGGATGCTCGTAACCTGCTGCGCCACGGTGGCATGCGTCCTGATCGCGACTTTGTCCAGTTCGACTGCGCATTGTCCTACGGTCTGGTCGAGTACATGCGCACCCTGGACGTCATGAAAGAAATGGGTTGGTCTTCCCGCCGCGTGGTGCCCCACGGTGGTCACCAGATGTCCCTGAACATCGCAGCGGGCCTGCACCTGGGCGGTAACGAATCCTACCCGGATGTATTCCAGCCCTTCGGCGGCTTCGCTGACGGCATCCAGGTAGAGCACGGTTACGTCGGATTGCCGGATATTCCTGGCGTCGGTTTCGAAGCCAAGTCTGCCTTGTACGCCGTTATGCGTGAGCTGGGCGAAGGCTGA